The genomic stretch ATTCTTACAGCACAACAGTGACACTGTGCTATCTTTATATGACAACAGCTTGAAGTAGTTGGAAACATATCATGATGTCCAGTGGGATTGGaggctgaatttcatttccatCCAGGCGAAGATAGCGGAGGCGGGGGATGTTACCATAAAAGCCATAGTCTTCTGCTATGGCAATTGAGACAGGGCATATCTGAGTACCATTGACACCTGCAAATGTTGATCAAACATGTTAGTTAATTTTCAGGAGAAAGGCACACgaaaataaaatgcattctgAAAAGATGACACAGCCTCCCACTGATATTTGTATGGGAgatatttgttcttttcagagTTGGGAAATGCTGAATTCACAATTAActacttttttcttcaaaaaagtaTATTAAGATAATGTAATCTATATCAGTTAATCACATATTTAATGTGCTGAAACTATGCCTAGATGAAGTCACGAGAAGAATAATTTTACCTTGGACAGAGAGAAAACTGGCTTAGATAACTACAAGGGTAAATAGTCATTGAGACCTAACTCTTCGACCTCAGAGAGCAGAAAGTTTAATGCTGAGTGATTTTGAACATCTAACTTCAATGACAGCACATTAATGTTAGCAGATAATATTCTCCAGTGAGGATCTGACATTCAAAACGTAACAGTTGAATGGGAAGAACTCTTTATATAACGTAGACTGTGCAACTTTTAATACATATGATTTCCTGTTCTCTCAATTTCGACAGTACAGTTGGTTTTAATTGCATGAATATAACTTGTGGGATATTTTTCATCCTAATCTGAAAGGCAACAAGTACTTAAAACTGTTTATAAATCATGCATATTTTGTTTTAGTTTAGATAAAATTTGAAACTATGGCTTAAATCATTACCTATTTTCATAAGAGTTGAAGATGTTAACTTCTTCGTGTTGTCCCTTATAAGCTATCTCTGCAGTTTTACTTGGCTAAAATACTTTTCACTTCTTCTCTTCAGCTGTTGAATAAAGAGCCCACCCTATTTCACCCTCAGAATGGCATTATTCCAGAAATCATTAAAGTGGTGTTTATTTATCAAAGATGTCAGATTCATTGGACTAATTTATAGCATTTAGTGATTGGTCTGACTGCTTGTTGGCCCCAGACCACCTACAAAAACTGCTTGGAATGAGAATTGAACAAATGTTCTTTGAGAAGCCCAGACTACCAAAAGAAGAGAGAATCCTGTTTGAAGCTTTCTCACCACAGTTTTGCTGCCTTATATGTAGCAATAGAAATATATAGCATGGATACATAGTCTTTGGATTACAGTCTAAAAAAAACTGATTAAAAGTTATGATGGAaacaaaaaacattaattttatctttttcttttctttttcctccaaagagaaaaaatatttctgaatagcaCTGTCCAAACCTTTGTAGCATCTTGGAAGTGGACTTTGTCTTTGTCATGGAAACTAGATAAATACGTCCAGTGAGCCAAGGCTTAAACCATCTGTCATAACTATCATCTTTGAAACCTCTTTGTCTATGTTTTGTAGTTTGATGAATATTTATAAAgttgatattttaaaaagaagcaagctacaagttcttttttttgtgtgtgaagatGTGAAGCAGGAGACTTGAGGGAGAGGTTTCATTATGAAAGCAGTTATTAAGAGATGTGATAGTGAATTAATGCTGTCTAGCAGAAAATATCTGTCTTTACAGGTCACACTGGATTTCAAAGAACACTGCTGTCCTTAAAAGATGGTGGTTTCTGTGTTCTCTGATCTAGAGACTATCCACCATACTAGTCTTCTCAGGGTTAATTGTTCCAGCCTTACTGTGAGGAAGCAGTTATTTAACCACAGGCCACCTGTGAAGAAGTGATTTCCTGATGATATGAATGGTATGAACTGGTTTGActtttcctgctctcttctcATGAACAGTAAATCCCACTCAAACTGTCAGAGGAGTAAAAgcatctctctctcctcttgcCCTCCTGTTCATGCATATAATGCCACTGATTTTTGCCAAGAGATGAGGGAGGGGGATAGGCATGCCAAAGTGCTCTATTTCCCCTTTTGGCAGAGCTCTGAGCTGGAATTTTCAGCCCCAGAGAAATCACTACTTTGAGAACTGATCTCTTTGGCTTACTCGACCTCTTTAAGCATTAAGAATTCTCAAAGGCAACTAAGAATAGTCCTTCCCTAGTGACAGGAATCACTTTCTCCTAAATCCTAAAAACAGCAGTCCACCTACATGGGTACAATTCCTCTCACCTAAACTGATCCTTGTAAAGTGTCAGTCGAAATAAATCCTTTAGACTCTGTTTATAAACACTGGAGAGAGACAGGTGTCTCTAAAAGTTTATTCATGTCCACCGTCTTAGCTACATATTTTAAGATGGGATGAATTTCCCTCTGACATTGCATATCTCTTTCTATTGACTTTTTAGGGAGTCTATATGACAAACTCAAACTTGATACTAAACTGACATGGTTAGTTCAGATAAGATGAATCCTACCTATGGTCAACAGTATTGGTAACTGGGTAGTATTTAAATGTGAGGCTGAGGAGCTGCTGTAGGGGGAAACTACAGAAGAGGTCCTAACTAATGGCTAATACTCTGTGTCTGCTGAACAGCCACAGAAGATCCTGTTTCTTTTCCGGTAAAACTCCCAAGTGACTTCTCAACACTTAGCAAATAAGTTGATCTAGAAGATAAGTTTGTTCTGACAGTACCCAGGGAAGATGAGGGAGAGATTATTTCTGTTCTACACTTGTAACCTCTAGCTGCACCCACCGGGGGTCTAACTAGAATAGTTAGACTCCTTTTCTCCTTTGTGGATATCAATTAACAGCAGCAGCCATGGATCAGCCTGGAAATGCACATCTTTCAGGGCTCTTTCATCAAAGAAGCCAGTACCAGTAACAGCCGAGGTTTCTGACAGTAAGTAGTGATCTATAACTTGTCGGATACCATCTTCTTCCAAATATCCTACAGTGGACGCTGATAGACCGATGTTGCTACCAGGCTTCAGGACTTCATCCTTTCTCTCTACGTGGAGCAACGTTAGCTTGGAGGAGTTATCCCAGTCTCCTGAGATTCCCCAGGGGGAACATGctgttattttctcttccttttatcACTCTGTTGATAGCACTTTAATACCATCTGCTCAGCTTTGCTCATTCTCCACATCATCAGATGCGATGACGAGATAGCCTTGGCAAAGGGACCACAGGTGAAATCCTGGTTTCACTAAGGCCAGTGATGAGGCTCTCATTGACTTTACTGGGCTTCAGGATATTACCTTATATCTTTCTAAATAGTCTCTGGCAGAAAAAGGCCATGGACTTACATGGGGGACTGATGTTATACAGTAACATACCATAAAAAAGGTAGGCAAATGGTATTTATAAATGAATATTGATGTCTGAGCACTTGCAATGTCAACACTGTAACTATGAAccacaaagagaaaataaaatagcaactGACAGGTGTGCAGGGATACCTGAGGATTAGTACAGTAAAGAGGGTTCATACTGTACGTATAAAAGTAAACCTTCAGGTGGACTCTTTTGTGGAGAAACCAGATTCAGgctttttgcagttatttttttatttaaaattctttatacTGGTTACCCTAAAGTAATGACTAATCATTGTCTTCCTGGgttaaagaacaagaaaacaatcTACAAATCAGTGCCTCCTTATTACTCTTGCCTGACAAAATTACATTCTTTGTCTTTGAGCTTAAAGATCCTTTGAGATATTATCTGTTAGGGTAGTGTCTATTGGAGAATATGTCATTATCTCTTATgtcttgaccaaaaaaaaaaaaatgtgcctgTGATAAAATTTGGTCTACACAATACCTGCACTTGACAACTTTATATGTAGTACTAAATATAGccattatttttaatactgaataaaaactttttttttttagattaattgcaaCATTTTGAAGTGCTTAAGTGAGTGAGGCTTggctcattttaaaaagcagtggaATCATTTAAGAACATAATTCTTATTGAAAATTATTGTGACTTACGCTTATGAGTACTGGTATGTCAGTGGAAAATTGGACTTGAGTTTACAGGTACTACATAGGTTGcttttcacagtttttttttaaaaaaaactcatttAGAAAAGGAAGATAACTTGGCAGCTTTTTAAATACTTGTTTGTTATCTAGATAAAAAGTACATCTTAACTGGACAGGTTGcattccattgatttcaatttAGTGTCCATTTAAAGTGACAGCAGATAAAGCGCACACCTGAGGCCCTGAAGTGAAGAGATTAAAATAAATCCTTTCGTAACCAGTGGACAATGAAATTTGTTCAGTAGAGATGTATATCTTGAGCCCTAGCTTTAATTAACTGTTAGACTTCTAGCAGACCATTTAAATAGCAGCCTGTTGTACATAATAAATTCTTTATTAGGTGTTATACATTTGATTTGCTAAGTGCAGACTAAATTAACTTGAATTATTAATAGGTATCTTCCTTCCATGTATCTTTTTCACACAGAAGCCAGtgttatttttactgtatttgtgAACTATGATAGCACTACACagaaataaggaataaaaagtaAGTTGTATTCAGTTAATTTACCATGATAGGAAGAAAAATTTGATGCACTATTCTTTCTAGGTCATGGTATCAAGAATTAATTTGTGGAGACTTGGGTATCATATGTGCACTGGTAATTAGAAAGTGATCACTTTGATTTTGGCTTTTGACACGGAAATACTGGCTAGCAAAAGTCAATTGCAGATTAGTAAACTGAAAGATTTGAGGTCTTCAGGACTTGCTGAGCAAGCAATTGTACACAGCACCCCTAACCGCCACATCCCAGCCATGCCTGAACGAATGCTGGAAGCTGTGCTGCAAGCAGGACCATGACATGACAACATGCTTCTGTTGCCTTCGAGACAAAACTTCTTCTCACTTATACAAAGTCAAAAATCATAAAAGACATTTTAGGAGAAAATCCTTGGTAGCACAAAACTTCTGTAAAGTCAGCAAAAGAATTTTTCATTAGAAAGGACCAACTGCAAATGGCAGCATCCTgtgcacagaaaacaaaagatgGGGAGGATATTGAAGCCTGAGATATTCAATATTCACATTCTAATTAGTCATATTCAAAATAGATTGTGTTGACTACAGCCAACATTCTATATTAAGGGTGCCTCACATTAGTTTCCTACTAGATAATTTACATGGACAGAGAGATACTCAGAAGAGCTGAGAACGCTGCAATTCTGTTAGTTTAGTGAAACCTCTAAGATGCTCAGCAACTCTGGAAATCTAAGGCATACGGATGTGAATTGAATATCCTCACTTACTACACCTATTTTTGTATTGTTGTTTCCACAAAATGGTACTGGCATGTTTATATGGGAATGTGAATTGACAAATTCTCCTAAATCCACTCTCATTTCTGATCTGCTTGCTAAGTGTATCTTCTATatacaaatacacatttttcacatCTAGTATTACTTCCATGCATATATCTTGTAGCCATATTTTAGTTTTTGACTTGAAAACTGGCCTATCAGATGTCCTCTTGCTTATCTTGCTATCATCTCTAGAACATTTGTAATCTCTTTACattcaaaaagtatttttctctcgattcatttgaatttcattctaacatataaatatatgtggcTCATCCAAGAATATTTTGGATTCCTTAGGAAAATAAAGGAATGAGTTGATTCAGAGaatttcctatatatatatatatatatatatatatatatatatatatatatataaattagaTGTTCTTCTGCATAACCAGCAATGACATGTCTTTTCTGTAGTTaaatagacattttaaaagaattacATCTTGGTGGGATCCCGCACTGGCAGTACACACTTACTTTTGATTTTGTTGTGGTCAAGGTGAAGGTGCTCAAGATGAGCATTGATAGGTGGAATTTTAGTGAGCTGGTTGTGAGACAGCTGTAGGTCTAGAATAGATGAAACATTAAACCCATTTGGAGGAATACCATCATCAGATAATTTATTATAGTTCAGCCTAAGGAAAGTCACTTTGGGTATTGTACTGAAATAGTTCTCTGGTATCACTTCAATGGAGTTGTTGTCTAAAAACAGCTGCAGTGTATTAGCTGGAATGCTTAAAGGCATTTTTTTGAGTGAATTTTTTGCTATGTTGAGTTGCATGAGATTGTTGAGTCCTTGGAAGGTGTCACTTTGAAGAGCGCTGTCCAACAAACTGTTCTGGTGCAGATCTAGCATCGTAAGGTTTTCCAAGTTGCTGAAGACTCCTTCTGGGATTCTGGAGATCTTGTTTCTAGCCAGTCTTAGCTGTTCCAAGCCCCCTGGTAATGGGGCAGGCACCTCTTCCAAGTCATTATCTTCAAGGAATAAGTAAAGCAGCCTTTTCAGCTTGCTCAGCACACCACTTTCAATTCCATTGTTGGTGATCTTATTCTTGTTCAGATTTATCCATCTCAGGTGAGTGGCATTCACAAAGGGCTTCTCTGAAATTGTTTCAATGAGGTTGTTTTGAAGATATAGATACCAAATTCTTGCTGGGATTGCAGGTATTTCTTTTAGTCCTTTGTTATCGCAGTATAACGCATTTGGGAAACTGGGAGGACAAAAGCACTCTTTTGGGCACTCAAAAGTGTAGTGAGACCAATGCTCTGGATCCAGCTCATCATAAACTTGTCTCACAGTTCGAGTCCACACAGAATTGAACAAGAATAAGAGCAAAAGCTTTGGATAGACTTTTAGTGTCATTGTTTTCcttggaaagggagaaaaacaattagCTGTCTCTCAAAAGAATGCTCTAAAAGCATACTAGATTAGCAAAGCAGTACTAAATTCAGTATAATATTGCCTATAAAAACAGCCAAATTCTCTACTCTGTGGCATTCCCTACAGCATCTTAAGGAAAAATTGAATAGTAATATGAGGCACAAACAATGCAATACTATATTTGGAACAACATTTTCCCATTTCAACTTAGATTTCACATTGGCAACAATTAACTTGGTATTCATGCAGGTATCATTTCAAAGAACCTAAAAACACTGATAATTTTCTGACTGAAAGTCAATGCTTCATATAAAACTGTTCTCATTAAGTTTAAACTAGTTAATGTAATGTATCATCTTCAATAAAGCTGTCAATATCATGATGATATTAATTCCATTGTAGTCGGTGTTCTCCTTTTAAATTAATCTTAcgttcttttctatttttcctctctcctaaATTATTATGGCATCTGGATCAGATTTTCCAGGGTCTTTTCTCATCACAGAAAAGTAAAAGATCAAAGAGTGTTTTAACAGctgtttgttgtttgttgttcTTATAAAGCTTGAAGGGAAACTGAGTAATCCTTTCCCCTCCCTTATTCACTCTCTCATATCCAAAGTTAtgaattttcttctctaaagCAAAGAGCCAAAACAAATGCTTAATATAAATTGCATAATAAATAAGCCCTATATCAAGTCCTATAGCATACACATTCATGCATCTTGTATCTATTTTACATATCTATTCATTCTGTTTAGCTTCTTCCATCATTAAACAGTGAATAATAACATCATTGATAATTTGCTCCGACAGACAACATTTGGGTTGCACAGTAACAGTGCTTCACAAATTGTATTGTCTTGTCTGCTTTTTGATAAAGATTAGCAAGCATTTTGCAATGCAGAGGCATCAGACCAACAGCTGAGATTTCTGGTAAAAATTAGGATGTTAGTTTTGGCAAAAACAGAATTGAAATAAAAAGGTGATTCTCTCATAGGGTTAACCTTACTGGTTAACGGCTCAGTTAATTACTGTTTATGATACAGAATCATTTGATACTTTTCATAATTGTTATTAGCAGTAGCAAGTGCAGTATCCCACAGATCTCCCCACCTCAGAAACTGCTAACTATCTGGAAGTATtccaaaaaaaggacaaataaaatatttctaaagaataACACAACTAATTTGCAGAGTGAAATTGCACCTTCTCACTACGTAAATATTCATAAtcttaataatattttttaaaagtaatataaagTAATTTACCTTGTTAGTCAAGCTCCTGGAGCTAACTGAAGCCTGTTAGAAATCACTTTAAATAGCAGCCAAAGGCTATTTAAACTGCTAACTACTGTGTTTGCTTCCTGTCCTCCTAAGAATTAATAGCATATAAAACTTGAAGTATGTGCTGGTATTCCCAGACGTATCACCATACACACCTTATTAGCTATTCTTTCTAATTTGACATTGCTTCAGAGTCTGGGCTTACCTCAGATTTCTTGGATCTTCTTCTCTTTCTATTGGTCACTGTTGTTAGACTGTAATAGTTTGAGTCAGGCTACAAGCCGTGTTCTATGAATACAGCCTAATATATACGCATCAGTGACTACAACTTTTAACCCCTAAAATAACTAAGGCACCTCAGCACCTAGGCAAGAAAAGACAGGAAATCCTGACTTTAATATCAAGCAGCCACAGAAGGCACTTTAGCAGATGCGAGGAACAGGTCTAGGTGAAACAGGTTAAAGAAAATACACCTTTATTCAAAATTTTTATGAAATGATACTTTAAAGGCgaagcttgcatgcctcataatTCAGTCTCATAATACCTGTATTGGccacaaagaattaaaaacagtGCCTTCTGTTCCTGCGGAAAtcttttatttgattttgatCAACTGCAGATGCTGCCATGCCATTTAAAGATATAATTCTTgattagaagaagaagaaagcaaaagtatTTGCTaagggtttttaaaaaaacatcttcCTTTCTTCAAAGATTAAAACATGCCTTTTCTGTTCAGAGAGAAATTTACATATTCTTCTACAAAAATATCATATTCTGCAGTGCCTCCTGCAGTGAgctctgtttttaattattaaagcATCAATTAATTATCTTGTTTTATCATTGGTTTAAAGTAAACTCTTTCCATCCAACTTGCTATCCAAGGCAAGCCAATAGGCACATATTTCTCACATTAAGTATtttctggggttttgttttcatttttagtccAAACTTAAAGTAATAGCTTAATAT from Dromaius novaehollandiae isolate bDroNov1 chromosome 1, bDroNov1.hap1, whole genome shotgun sequence encodes the following:
- the KERA gene encoding keratocan, with the protein product MTLKVYPKLLLLFLFNSVWTRTVRQVYDELDPEHWSHYTFECPKECFCPPSFPNALYCDNKGLKEIPAIPARIWYLYLQNNLIETISEKPFVNATHLRWINLNKNKITNNGIESGVLSKLKRLLYLFLEDNDLEEVPAPLPGGLEQLRLARNKISRIPEGVFSNLENLTMLDLHQNSLLDSALQSDTFQGLNNLMQLNIAKNSLKKMPLSIPANTLQLFLDNNSIEVIPENYFSTIPKVTFLRLNYNKLSDDGIPPNGFNVSSILDLQLSHNQLTKIPPINAHLEHLHLDHNKIKSVNGTQICPVSIAIAEDYGFYGNIPRLRYLRLDGNEIQPPIPLDIMICFQLLQAVVI